In Arachis hypogaea cultivar Tifrunner chromosome 2, arahy.Tifrunner.gnm2.J5K5, whole genome shotgun sequence, a genomic segment contains:
- the LOC112748834 gene encoding F-box/kelch-repeat protein At3g06240, which produces MKPVKAVKTEMKELPQEVMVEIFLRLPVKSLLRFKCVCKHWLSLISDPNFAKHHFQRSSLNLTHKILYTLHFVAWSWDFNAPFVDHSALSRIQLPLAFVPANINWMRMVGSCRGFLLVALNDNILLNDLIIWNPSTGSCKRVPQPPTWDNKFAFLCGFGYDVSTDDYIIVQVSYKNWEAYLDDEVIIFETFSVKSNSWKIVDVHGLNCTYTNLRNDDVDTPRVGSFLNGYIHWLAWCKDGERANHGAIIAFDLNENKNGLRLHEVPLPDDFIHEYSDLGVFGGWLGLIEMNAPDQLNIRVMKEYGVKSSWVNLITVSLLNIPSDFISPMFMFLCRYGEVVGIYDGVGFVKYSDRGGELLEPPNNPHGRSRFYSTASVYTETLLSLPSNHGDQG; this is translated from the exons ATGAAACCTGTAAAAGCAGTGAAAACTGAAATGAAGGAGCTTCCACAAGAAGTGATGGTGGAAATCTTCCTACGTTTGCCAGTAAAGTCCCTCTTGCGTTTCAAGTGTGTTTGCAAACATTGGTTGTCTCTTATCTCGGACCCCAATTTCGCCAAACACCACTTCCAACgatcttctttgaatctcaccCATAAGATCCTCTACACTCTGCATTTCGTTGCATGGTCTTGGGATTTCAATGCACCCTTTGTTGATCACTCTGCTCTGTCAAGGATTCAGTTACCTCTTGCCTTCGTACCTGCTAAT ATCAATTGGATGAGGATGGTGGGTTCATGTAGAGGCTTTCTACTTGTAGCTCTCAATGACAATATTCTTTTGAATGATCTCATCATTTGGAACCCATCAACAGGTTCATGCAAAAGAGTACCACAACCTCCCACATGGGACAACAAGTTTGCATTCCTTTGTGGTTTTGGCTATGATGTTTCAACAGACGATTATATTATTGTTCAGGTATCATACAAGAATTGGGAAGCTTATCTTGATGACGAGGTCATCATCTTTGAAACCTTTTCAGTCAAATCCAATTCATGGAAAATAGTTGATGTCCATGGCCTCAATTGCACATATACAAATCTAAGGAACGATGATGTCGATACTCCAAGAGTAGGATCGTTCTTGAATGGTTATATTCATTGGTTGGCTTGGTGCAAGGACGGTGAAAGAGCAAATCATGGAGCAATAATCGCTTTTGATTTGAATGAAAACAAGAACGGTTTGCGTTTGCATGAAGTACCTTTGCCGGATGATTTCATCCATGAATATTCTGACTTGGGGGTGTTTGGAGGATGGCTTGGCCTAATTGAGATGAACGCACCGGATCAATTAAATATTCGTGTGATGAAAGAATATGGAGTAAAATCGTCTTGGGTTAATTTGATTACTGTGTCACTTCTCAATATCCCTTCTGACTTCATTTCACCCATGTTTATGTTCCTATGCAGATATGGTGAAGTTGTTGGAATTTATGATGGTGTAGGATTTGTAAAATATAGTGACAGAGGAGGGGAGTTACTAGAACCTCCTAATAATCCTCATGGAAGATCCAGGTTTTATTCAACTGCTAGTGTGTACACCGAAACACTTCTTTCTCTCCCAAGCAATCATGGTGATCAGGGTTAA